The sequence CCGGGATTTGAGCCCTTCGATGGAGTCCTGGGAAATCATGGTGTCATTTTAGCGCAAAGTCGTCCAGGACAAAGGGATATGAATCGAATCTAAAAGATAATTATTTTCCTTTAATGGTAAGTGTCGCACAAGACGCATCACCCTATAATGATGGCTGTTTTGACATGAATTGAGGCGTATGCCGGGCGGTTAGAGCGGGTATACACGGCAGGGCGGCACGACGCGCCCGGAGTAAAGGAGAAGAAAATGAAACAGTATCAGACCTACAGATGCAGCGTCTGCGGGAACGAAGTGGAAGTACAGCACGTCGGCGGCGGAACGCTGACCTGCTGCGGCCAGGCGATGGCGTGCACGACCGACAACCTCACGGCGGTCAACCTGATGAAAGCGTTCGCCGGCGAATCGATGGCGCGCAACAAATACGACCTCTTTGCCGACATCGCCCGCGATGAGGGGTGGCACGCGATCGAACGCCACTTCCGCGAAGCGGCGCTGAACGAGATGTGGCATGCCCGGGCCGAATACAAGGCCTATCACAAGATGATGGAGGGCCAGGAGGTCGAAGCGACGATGAAGAACCTCGAAACGGGGATGGAGGGGGAACACTACGAACACACGGAGATGTACCCGAACTTCGCCGCGATCGCCGAGGAGGAGGGACACAAGGCCCTTGCCCGGCTCTTCAACGCCATCGCCAAGGTCGAGGTGGAGCATGAGCGCGAATACGCCGCGCTGAAACAGGTGATGATCGACGACGGCTTTTTTGCGAGCGCGGACGAGGAGATCTGGGTCTGCGAGGTGTGCGGCCACATCCACCGCGGCAAGAAGCCGCCCAAGGCCTGTCCGCTCTGCGGGGTACCGCAGGAGTATTTCAAACGTGAACATCTGTACTGAAAAGGTAAAAATTGATGCGTAATCTGATCATATTTTTGGCGCTGGCGGCATCGCTCGCAGCGATGGAACCGGTGGTGACGGGCGAGTGGCTCGTCAAGCATGCGGAGGAGAAAAACCTCGTCATCGTGGATGTTTCCGCCCCGGAAGCCTACGAAGAGGGGCACATCCCGGGTGCGCGCAATGCGAGCATCGAGCTTTGGCGCCGGGGCGTGGGGCAGCATGCAGAGGTACGCAGCGCCGCGGAGCTGCAGGCGCAGATGCGCCGCCTGGGGATCGGCAAGGAAACGGAGGTCGTCGTCTACGCCCACCACCTCGACAACAAGGATCTGCTGCGTGCGACCTACGTGCTCTGGGCAATGGAGTATGCCGGGTTCAAGAAGACGGCGCTGCTTGACGGCGGCCTCCCCGCCTATACCGCCGCGGGCGGTAAACTCTCCGCCACGGCGACGGCGGACGGAGCGGGCAGTTACACTGTCAAGACCGATGCGGGGATGATCGCGACGCTGGACGAGGTGAAAGCCTCCCTGGGGAAAGTCGCGATGATCGATTCGCGCCCGGCGCACTTCTACTTCGGCGCCGAGAAGCAGGGGGTGCTCAAACGTGCGGGCCACATCAGCGGGGCGCACAGCTACTTCTGGCGCTACAACGTGACCCCGCAAAACCGCCTCAAGCCGAAAGCGGAGCTCTCCGGCATGCTGGAAAAGGGGCTCGGGCTGGACAAGAACGCGCCGCTCATCGTCTACTGTACCGGCGGGCTGGAGGCGTCGATGAACTA is a genomic window of Sulfurimonas sp. HSL1-2 containing:
- a CDS encoding ferritin family protein, which encodes MKQYQTYRCSVCGNEVEVQHVGGGTLTCCGQAMACTTDNLTAVNLMKAFAGESMARNKYDLFADIARDEGWHAIERHFREAALNEMWHARAEYKAYHKMMEGQEVEATMKNLETGMEGEHYEHTEMYPNFAAIAEEEGHKALARLFNAIAKVEVEHEREYAALKQVMIDDGFFASADEEIWVCEVCGHIHRGKKPPKACPLCGVPQEYFKREHLY
- a CDS encoding rhodanese-like domain-containing protein, which translates into the protein MRNLIIFLALAASLAAMEPVVTGEWLVKHAEEKNLVIVDVSAPEAYEEGHIPGARNASIELWRRGVGQHAEVRSAAELQAQMRRLGIGKETEVVVYAHHLDNKDLLRATYVLWAMEYAGFKKTALLDGGLPAYTAAGGKLSATATADGAGSYTVKTDAGMIATLDEVKASLGKVAMIDSRPAHFYFGAEKQGVLKRAGHISGAHSYFWRYNVTPQNRLKPKAELSGMLEKGLGLDKNAPLIVYCTGGLEASMNYFVVHRVLGFKQAKLYDASMKEWGNRDDTPMRVFVWE